The Brasilonema sennae CENA114 genome includes a region encoding these proteins:
- a CDS encoding response regulator: MVFPTAQRILIVDDVPNNIFLLQTFLEAEGFNVDTALNGLLALTKIQASPPDLVLLDLMMPGMNGFEVTKSIRQNDQLRFLPILLITAGNDTDGAEGLKIGANDFMRKPIKFDILMAKILKILN, encoded by the coding sequence ATGGTGTTTCCCACTGCTCAGCGAATTTTGATTGTGGATGATGTTCCTAACAATATATTTTTGCTTCAAACATTTTTAGAAGCAGAGGGATTTAATGTTGATACTGCTTTGAATGGTCTTTTAGCCTTAACTAAGATTCAAGCATCACCACCTGATTTAGTCCTGTTAGATTTGATGATGCCAGGAATGAATGGTTTTGAAGTAACCAAAAGTATCCGTCAAAATGATCAACTCCGCTTCCTTCCGATTTTACTAATAACAGCTGGTAATGACACTGATGGAGCAGAAGGATTAAAAATAGGGGCAAATGACTTTATGCGTAAACCTATCAAATTTGACATATTAATGGCAAAAATATTAAAGATTTTGAACTGA